The following proteins come from a genomic window of Nicotiana tomentosiformis chromosome 12, ASM39032v3, whole genome shotgun sequence:
- the LOC138902442 gene encoding uncharacterized protein: MIIFFNQVSAYFTYAQAIKEHFNPDTVMKWKHKESMSSTEVMTFKFAFWAFKPCIDGFKTCRPVISVDGTHMYCKYDIKLLIIVGIDGNDNILPHAFAIVQRESKEACKWFLKI, from the exons ATGATT ATTTTCTTCAACCAAGTTTCTGCTTATTTTACATATGCACAAGCAATAAAAGAG CACTTTAATCCCGACACAGTTATGAAATGGAAACATAAGGAGTCAATGAGTTCAACAGAGGTAATGACTTTCAAGTTTGCATTTTGGGCATTCAAACCATGCATTGATGGATTCAAGACGTGTCGCCCTGTTATTTCAGTAGATGGAACGCATATGTATTGCAAATATGACATCAAATTACTAATTATTGTtggaattgatggaaatgataacaTTCTGCCTCATGCATTTGCTATTGTTCAAAGGGAGTCGAAAGAGGCATGTAAGTGGTTTTTAAAAATTTGA